A single genomic interval of Shewanella halotolerans harbors:
- a CDS encoding undecaprenyl-diphosphate phosphatase, producing MDIFQVIVLALIQGLTEFLPISSSAHLILPAQLLGWQDQGLTFDVAVNTGSLLAVVIYFRRELFSMFTAWTGSLVTRQQTQESKLAWWIILATIPAVIFGFTAKDFISTHLRNIEVIATTTIVFGLLLWWADKLNREGFSEFQVGWKKALLIGFAQAMALIPGTSRSGATITAALALGLSREAAARFSFLMSVPVSLGAAILVVKDLLSSQEAIDYQALVLGTALSFVAAYLCIHYFLKIISRMGMTPFVIYRLALGAILCVVIFA from the coding sequence ATGGATATTTTTCAGGTAATAGTCTTGGCCCTTATCCAAGGCCTGACTGAGTTTTTACCTATCTCTAGCTCTGCCCACCTCATCTTACCCGCCCAGCTGCTTGGCTGGCAGGATCAGGGGCTAACCTTCGACGTGGCGGTGAATACCGGATCCTTATTGGCCGTGGTGATCTATTTTCGCCGTGAGCTCTTCTCCATGTTTACCGCCTGGACCGGCAGCCTGGTGACGCGTCAGCAGACCCAGGAGAGTAAGCTGGCCTGGTGGATCATTCTGGCAACCATTCCTGCGGTGATCTTTGGCTTTACCGCCAAAGACTTCATCTCGACTCACCTGAGAAACATCGAGGTGATCGCGACAACGACTATCGTCTTCGGCTTGCTGCTGTGGTGGGCCGATAAGTTAAACCGAGAAGGTTTTAGCGAGTTTCAGGTGGGCTGGAAGAAGGCGCTGCTGATCGGCTTCGCCCAGGCGATGGCGCTTATCCCAGGTACCTCACGCTCAGGCGCGACCATTACCGCGGCCTTAGCACTGGGCCTAAGCCGTGAGGCGGCGGCGCGCTTCTCGTTTCTCATGTCTGTGCCCGTCAGCCTGGGCGCGGCCATCTTGGTGGTGAAAGATCTGCTCTCCAGTCAGGAGGCGATCGATTATCAGGCGCTGGTCTTGGGTACGGCGCTGTCATTTGTGGCCGCCTATCTCTGCATCCATTACTTCCTGAAGATCATCAGCCGCATGGGGATGACGCCTTTCGTTATCTATCGTCTCGCCTTAGGGGCTAT
- the folK gene encoding 2-amino-4-hydroxy-6-hydroxymethyldihydropteridine diphosphokinase, giving the protein MARIFISIGSNIHPEGYFNAALKALSTHFDNLCLSSVFESEAVGFDGSNFLNMVVAADTQLGIAEVVALFKQIESDNGRLPGAKKFSPRTLDLDLLLYDDLVTETPVVLPRAEITTNAFVLWPLAEIAPERVHPVAQLSYQTLWDNYDKSQQKLWPVEFQWSY; this is encoded by the coding sequence ATGGCACGCATCTTCATCAGCATTGGCAGTAATATTCACCCTGAGGGTTACTTTAACGCCGCCCTCAAGGCCTTAAGCACTCATTTCGATAACCTATGCCTCTCCAGCGTATTTGAGAGCGAGGCGGTCGGTTTCGATGGCAGCAATTTTCTTAACATGGTGGTTGCCGCCGATACTCAGCTTGGTATCGCCGAGGTGGTGGCGCTGTTTAAGCAGATAGAGTCGGATAATGGCCGGCTGCCGGGGGCGAAGAAGTTTAGCCCTCGCACCCTAGATCTCGACCTGTTGCTCTATGACGACTTGGTGACCGAGACGCCCGTAGTGCTGCCGCGCGCCGAGATCACCACCAATGCCTTCGTGCTCTGGCCGCTGGCGGAGATCGCCCCCGAGCGGGTCCATCCCGTGGCGCAGCTTTCTTATCAGACCCTATGGGACAATTATGATAAGTCGCAGCAGAAGCTGTGGCCTGTCGAATTTCAATGGTCTTATTAA
- the folB gene encoding dihydroneopterin aldolase, translating into MDKVLISQLKVETVIGIYEWEKQIHQNLLIDLEMAWDNSLAAANDDYQHALCYETVSNRLTALITEKPIELIETVAQICADCVMDEFDVPWVKVRVMKPGAVPSAQAVGVEIERGHL; encoded by the coding sequence ATGGACAAGGTACTTATTTCACAGCTTAAAGTCGAAACCGTGATCGGTATTTACGAGTGGGAAAAGCAGATCCATCAAAACCTGCTGATCGACCTCGAGATGGCCTGGGACAATAGTCTGGCGGCCGCCAACGACGACTACCAACATGCCCTGTGTTACGAGACCGTCTCTAACCGGCTCACGGCCCTGATCACCGAGAAGCCGATAGAACTCATCGAGACGGTGGCGCAGATCTGCGCCGACTGTGTGATGGATGAGTTTGACGTGCCTTGGGTGAAGGTGAGGGTGATGAAGCCCGGCGCCGTGCCCAGCGCTCAGGCCGTGGGTGTCGAGATAGAGCGAGGTCATCTGTAA
- the plsY gene encoding glycerol-3-phosphate 1-O-acyltransferase PlsY, producing the protein MSLTLLTLAMILTAYLAGSISSAVLVCRLRGLPDPRSQGSGNPGATNVLRIGGASAAAMVLLFDMLKGAVPAYVAFRLGVDAVSLGVIAIAACLGHIFPIFFKFKGGKGVATAFGAMAPIGADLSLALIATWVIVVLICRYSSLAAIVTALLAPAYTWYFDERFTVPVAMLSLLIIIRHKENIHRLLKGEESKVSRKKRTDGN; encoded by the coding sequence TTGAGCTTAACGCTGCTGACTCTAGCGATGATATTGACCGCCTACCTGGCAGGCTCGATATCCAGTGCCGTGCTAGTTTGTCGACTCAGAGGATTACCCGATCCTCGTAGCCAAGGCTCAGGCAATCCAGGCGCAACCAATGTGCTGCGTATCGGTGGCGCCAGCGCCGCCGCCATGGTGTTGCTGTTCGATATGCTCAAGGGCGCGGTGCCCGCCTATGTCGCCTTCCGTCTCGGCGTCGATGCCGTCTCCCTCGGGGTGATAGCCATCGCCGCCTGTCTGGGCCATATCTTCCCCATCTTCTTTAAGTTTAAGGGCGGAAAAGGTGTCGCGACTGCCTTCGGCGCCATGGCGCCCATAGGTGCCGATCTGTCGCTGGCACTGATCGCCACCTGGGTCATAGTCGTGTTGATCTGCCGCTACTCCTCACTGGCCGCCATAGTCACCGCCCTGCTGGCCCCCGCCTATACCTGGTATTTCGACGAGCGCTTTACCGTGCCCGTGGCCATGCTCTCCTTGCTGATCATCATACGCCACAAGGAAAACATTCATCGCCTGCTCAAGGGCGAAGAGTCTAAGGTATCGCGTAAGAAGCGCACCGACGGCAACTAA
- the tsaD gene encoding tRNA (adenosine(37)-N6)-threonylcarbamoyltransferase complex transferase subunit TsaD, which produces MRVLGIETSCDETGIAVYDDEKGLLSHALYSQVKLHADYGGVVPELASRDHVRKIIPLIRQALKEANSTQDDIDAIAYTKGPGLVGALLVGACVGRSLAFAWGKPAVGVHHMEGHLLAPMLEEDVPEFPFLALLVSGGHSMMVAVEGIGRYQVLGESVDDAAGEAFDKTAKLMGLDYPGGPRLAKLAAQGEPNCYRFPRPMTDRPGLDFSFSGLKTFAANTIADEPDDEQTRANIARAFEEAVVDTLAIKCKRALKQTGYNRLVIAGGVSANSRLRESLAEMMQGLGGRVYYPRGEFCTDNGAMIAYAGMQRLKADQLEPLAVKGMPRWPLDSLPPV; this is translated from the coding sequence ATGCGAGTTTTAGGTATAGAGACATCTTGTGATGAGACAGGTATCGCCGTCTATGATGACGAAAAAGGCCTGTTATCTCATGCGCTTTACAGTCAAGTTAAACTACACGCCGACTACGGCGGGGTAGTACCTGAGCTCGCATCGCGCGACCATGTGCGCAAGATCATCCCGCTGATAAGGCAAGCCCTGAAAGAGGCTAACTCGACTCAGGATGATATCGATGCCATCGCCTATACCAAGGGCCCTGGCCTGGTGGGTGCCCTGTTAGTGGGGGCCTGTGTGGGCCGCTCGCTGGCCTTTGCCTGGGGCAAACCCGCGGTAGGCGTGCATCATATGGAAGGCCATCTGCTGGCGCCCATGCTGGAAGAGGATGTGCCCGAGTTTCCTTTCCTGGCGCTGCTGGTCTCAGGCGGTCACTCTATGATGGTGGCGGTCGAGGGGATAGGTCGCTATCAGGTGCTGGGCGAATCTGTGGATGACGCTGCCGGTGAAGCCTTCGATAAGACGGCTAAGCTGATGGGGCTGGATTATCCCGGTGGACCCAGACTCGCTAAGCTTGCCGCCCAAGGCGAGCCTAACTGCTACCGTTTCCCGCGCCCGATGACAGACCGTCCAGGGCTGGACTTTAGCTTCTCAGGTCTTAAGACCTTTGCCGCCAATACCATCGCCGATGAGCCCGATGATGAGCAGACCCGCGCCAATATCGCTCGCGCCTTTGAAGAAGCCGTGGTCGACACCTTGGCCATCAAGTGTAAACGCGCCCTGAAACAGACTGGCTATAACCGTCTGGTGATCGCCGGTGGCGTGAGCGCCAACAGCCGTCTGCGCGAGAGCCTGGCGGAGATGATGCAGGGACTCGGTGGTAGGGTCTATTACCCGAGAGGCGAGTTTTGTACCGATAACGGCGCCATGATCGCCTATGCCGGCATGCAGCGACTCAAGGCCGACCAGCTAGAGCCGTTGGCGGTGAAGGGCATGCCTCGCTGGCCGCTGGACTCGCTACCGCCGGTCTAA
- the rpsU gene encoding 30S ribosomal protein S21 — MPIIKVRENEPFDVALRRFKRSCEKAGILADVRAREFYEKPTTARKRAKAAAVKRLAKKLSRENARRVRLY; from the coding sequence ATGCCAATTATTAAAGTACGTGAGAATGAACCATTTGACGTAGCTCTACGTCGTTTCAAGCGCTCTTGTGAAAAAGCTGGTATCTTAGCCGACGTTCGTGCTCGTGAATTCTACGAGAAACCAACTACTGCACGTAAGCGCGCTAAAGCTGCTGCAGTTAAGCGTCTTGCTAAGAAGCTTTCTCGCGAAAACGCGCGTCGCGTACGTTTATACTAA
- a CDS encoding GatB/YqeY domain-containing protein yields the protein MSLVDQLKDQMKEAMRAKDKVRLGTIRMALAAIKQIEVDSRETLNDDQAIAVLTKMVKQRRDSIAQYEAAGRDELAQAEAGEIRVLETFLPKPLSEEEVAELVDATIQEVGASSMADMGKVMGALKPKVQGRADMASIGALIKAKLK from the coding sequence ATGAGCCTAGTTGATCAGCTAAAAGACCAGATGAAGGAAGCCATGCGCGCCAAAGATAAGGTGCGTCTGGGTACGATTCGTATGGCGCTGGCTGCCATCAAACAGATCGAGGTGGATAGCCGCGAGACGCTGAATGATGATCAAGCCATAGCTGTCTTAACCAAAATGGTTAAACAACGTCGCGACTCTATCGCTCAATATGAAGCGGCGGGTCGTGACGAACTAGCCCAAGCAGAAGCCGGTGAGATTCGAGTCCTCGAGACTTTCCTGCCTAAGCCTCTTTCTGAAGAAGAGGTTGCCGAGCTAGTCGATGCCACTATCCAAGAGGTAGGCGCATCATCCATGGCGGATATGGGCAAAGTAATGGGAGCATTGAAACCTAAGGTACAAGGGCGAGCTGACATGGCGTCAATAGGCGCACTGATCAAGGCAAAACTCAAGTAA
- the dnaG gene encoding DNA primase: MAIPREFINELVARTDIVDLIDAKVPLKKAGKNHSACCPFHSEKSPSFTVSRDKQFYHCFGCGAHGNAIDFVMEYDRLDFVDAIEELAGRLGLEVPREQGTGKRRDEGLSRDLYQLMEEASRYFQSQLKQHTDKQKVIDYLAHRGLSDEVIEHFNIGFAPDGWDGLLGRYRQNQDAQDKLLTAGMVIENDSGKRYDRFRDRLMFPIRDRRGRVIGFGGRVLGDGTPKYLNSPETPIFHKGYELYGLYELKQRHRDPSQILIVEGYMDVVALAQFGVDYAVASLGTSTTADQFQLLLRSAKEVICCYDGDKAGTEAAWRALETALPLLKPGDQVKFMFLPQGEDPDSLVRQIGKPAFEQLIAEAKLLPEFLFDTLASRYGTDKGTLAKQAMSLIEKVQDTVLQSLLLENLAYKLGMNSAEELQRKLGFKRIDANKPLQNKALKGRGTPLRLAIALLVQHPHLGNNLPVQPALKHIKMAGIDLLSLLLDRTRAEKVNSAQLLEQFRGDEQLDTLKKLAQWEHQVADENLQQEFKKALIWLNNQYIEQRYQELSLKQHHTKEERMQLKKLIAVIQGQA, from the coding sequence ATGGCGATACCTCGTGAGTTTATTAATGAGCTTGTAGCTCGCACCGATATAGTCGATCTTATCGACGCCAAGGTCCCCCTGAAGAAGGCGGGCAAAAATCATTCTGCCTGTTGCCCCTTCCATAGCGAAAAGTCACCCTCTTTTACCGTCAGCAGAGACAAACAGTTTTATCACTGCTTCGGCTGTGGCGCCCATGGCAATGCCATCGATTTCGTCATGGAGTATGACAGGCTCGACTTTGTCGATGCCATCGAGGAACTCGCCGGCCGTTTAGGCTTGGAAGTCCCCAGAGAGCAAGGCACAGGCAAACGCCGCGACGAAGGCCTAAGCCGCGACCTCTACCAACTGATGGAAGAGGCCAGCCGCTACTTTCAAAGCCAGCTGAAACAGCACACCGACAAGCAGAAAGTGATCGACTATCTCGCCCACCGTGGCCTGTCCGATGAGGTGATTGAGCACTTCAACATCGGCTTCGCCCCCGATGGTTGGGATGGCCTTTTAGGGCGTTATCGTCAAAACCAGGATGCCCAGGACAAGCTGCTCACCGCAGGAATGGTGATCGAGAACGACAGCGGAAAGCGTTACGACAGGTTCCGCGACCGTCTCATGTTCCCCATTCGCGATCGCCGCGGCCGAGTAATTGGCTTTGGCGGCCGAGTCTTAGGTGACGGCACGCCGAAATACTTGAATTCTCCGGAAACGCCCATATTTCATAAGGGCTATGAACTCTATGGCCTGTATGAACTCAAACAGAGACACAGGGATCCCAGTCAGATCCTGATTGTCGAAGGCTATATGGACGTGGTGGCCCTGGCACAATTTGGCGTCGACTATGCGGTAGCATCACTCGGCACCTCGACCACGGCAGATCAGTTTCAATTGCTGCTGCGTAGCGCCAAAGAGGTGATCTGCTGCTATGACGGCGACAAGGCAGGTACCGAGGCGGCCTGGCGGGCACTTGAAACCGCCCTGCCACTGCTCAAGCCCGGCGACCAGGTAAAGTTTATGTTCTTGCCTCAGGGGGAAGATCCCGACTCGTTGGTGCGTCAGATAGGCAAACCGGCCTTCGAGCAGCTGATTGCCGAGGCCAAGCTACTACCGGAATTTCTGTTCGACACTTTAGCCAGCCGCTATGGCACGGACAAAGGCACCCTGGCCAAACAAGCCATGAGCCTGATAGAGAAAGTACAAGACACAGTTCTGCAGAGCCTATTGCTTGAGAATCTCGCCTACAAGCTCGGCATGAACAGTGCGGAAGAATTGCAGCGTAAGCTCGGCTTTAAACGCATTGACGCAAATAAGCCCCTGCAAAATAAAGCGCTTAAGGGACGCGGTACCCCATTGCGACTAGCCATCGCCCTGCTGGTACAGCACCCGCACCTAGGTAATAACCTACCGGTGCAGCCTGCGCTAAAACATATCAAGATGGCTGGCATAGATTTGCTCAGCCTCTTACTCGACAGAACTCGCGCCGAGAAGGTCAACAGCGCACAACTACTTGAACAGTTCAGGGGTGACGAACAGCTAGACACCCTGAAGAAATTAGCCCAATGGGAGCATCAAGTGGCGGATGAAAACCTTCAGCAAGAGTTCAAAAAAGCCCTGATTTGGTTGAACAATCAGTATATTGAACAACGTTATCAGGAATTGAGCTTAAAACAGCACCATACTAAAGAAGAGCGGATGCAACTTAAAAAGCTCATTGCAGTGATCCAAGGGCAAGCTTAG
- the rpoD gene encoding RNA polymerase sigma factor RpoD: MEQTPQSQLKLLLAKGKEQGYLTYAEVNDHLPADMVDSDQIEDIIQMINDMGIRVYEQAPDADEIMMSEDSTDEDAAEEAAAALATVEAELGRTTDPVRMYMREMGTVELLTREGEIVIAKRIEEGINTVQASVAEYPQAIAMILEQYDRYEAEEVRLSDIISGFVDPNAEDVAPTATHIGSELSDDDLDDEDDEGDDEDEDGDEDDSPKGPDPEEARERFTQLREAHEKALKVIEVKGREHPEATAALFEIGEIFKEFRLVPKQFDRLVKNMREMMDKVRIQERLIMKLCVEQAKMPKKNFVKVYTSNESSIEWFNEEIAAKKPYAEGLEMVAEDVQRCRAKLDAIENETGLAIAAIKDINRRMSIGEAKARRAKKEMVEANLRLVISIAKKYTNRGLQFLDLIQEGNIGLMKAVDKFEYRRGYKFSTYATWWIRQAITRSIADQARTIRIPVHMIETINKLNRISRQMLQEMGREPSPEELAERMLMPEDKIRKVLKIAKEPISMETPIGDDEDSHLGDFIEDTTLELPLDSATGESLKNATHEVLAGLTAREAKVLRMRFGIDMNTDHTLEEVGKQFDVTRERIRQIEAKALRKLRHPSRSEILKSFLDE; the protein is encoded by the coding sequence ATGGAGCAAACTCCGCAGTCGCAACTTAAATTGTTGCTTGCCAAAGGTAAAGAGCAAGGTTATTTAACCTATGCAGAAGTGAACGATCACTTGCCTGCAGATATGGTCGATTCTGACCAGATCGAAGATATTATCCAGATGATTAATGACATGGGTATTCGCGTCTATGAGCAGGCGCCGGATGCCGATGAGATCATGATGTCTGAAGACAGCACAGATGAAGATGCTGCCGAAGAAGCTGCCGCAGCACTGGCTACGGTTGAAGCTGAACTGGGTCGTACCACAGATCCCGTGCGTATGTACATGCGCGAGATGGGTACGGTAGAACTTCTGACCCGCGAAGGCGAAATCGTAATCGCCAAGCGTATCGAAGAAGGGATCAACACGGTTCAAGCGTCTGTAGCCGAATATCCTCAAGCGATCGCCATGATCCTTGAGCAATACGACCGCTACGAAGCTGAAGAAGTCAGACTATCGGACATTATCTCTGGATTTGTTGACCCTAATGCCGAAGATGTTGCGCCAACTGCGACCCATATCGGCTCGGAATTGTCGGACGACGATCTCGACGACGAAGATGATGAGGGCGATGACGAGGACGAAGACGGCGATGAAGACGATTCGCCAAAAGGCCCAGATCCGGAAGAAGCGCGCGAGCGTTTCACTCAGCTGCGTGAAGCTCACGAAAAAGCCCTAAAAGTAATTGAAGTTAAAGGTCGTGAGCACCCAGAAGCGACTGCCGCCCTGTTCGAAATTGGCGAGATCTTCAAAGAGTTCCGTCTGGTACCTAAGCAGTTCGACCGCCTGGTAAAGAACATGCGCGAAATGATGGATAAGGTGCGTATTCAAGAGCGCCTCATCATGAAGCTGTGTGTCGAGCAGGCCAAGATGCCGAAGAAAAACTTCGTTAAGGTCTACACCTCTAACGAGAGCAGCATCGAATGGTTCAACGAAGAGATTGCCGCCAAGAAGCCTTATGCCGAAGGGCTGGAGATGGTTGCCGAAGACGTTCAACGTTGCCGCGCCAAGCTCGATGCTATCGAGAATGAAACCGGCCTGGCCATCGCCGCCATCAAGGATATCAACCGTCGCATGTCTATCGGTGAAGCTAAGGCTCGCCGCGCTAAGAAAGAGATGGTTGAGGCTAACCTGCGTCTGGTAATTTCTATCGCGAAGAAATACACCAACCGTGGCCTACAGTTCCTGGATCTGATTCAGGAAGGTAACATCGGCCTGATGAAGGCGGTAGACAAGTTTGAATACCGTCGTGGTTACAAGTTCTCGACCTATGCAACCTGGTGGATCCGCCAGGCGATCACGCGTTCGATTGCCGACCAGGCACGTACCATTCGTATCCCGGTTCATATGATTGAGACCATCAACAAACTCAACCGTATCAGCCGTCAGATGCTACAAGAGATGGGACGCGAGCCGTCACCGGAAGAGTTGGCCGAGCGCATGTTGATGCCTGAAGATAAAATCCGCAAGGTACTCAAGATTGCCAAAGAGCCTATCTCAATGGAAACCCCTATCGGCGATGATGAAGATTCGCATTTAGGTGATTTCATCGAGGATACTACCCTCGAGTTGCCACTGGACAGCGCCACAGGTGAGAGCCTGAAGAATGCCACCCACGAAGTGCTTGCCGGCCTAACGGCTCGCGAAGCTAAAGTACTGCGTATGCGTTTCGGTATCGATATGAACACGGACCACACCCTAGAGGAAGTGGGTAAGCAGTTTGACGTGACCCGTGAGCGTATTCGTCAGATCGAGGCCAAGGCGCTGCGTAAGCTGCGTCACCCGTCTCGTTCAGAGATCTTGAAATCCTTCCTGGATGAATAG
- a CDS encoding M20 family peptidase, with protein MAKCFKYGVVVSQIALLGLSFSIQAKENNDFSSMQMKGVEQVSVKVDLDPAVERLSKAVQFRTISNQDRNDFDEKAFTDYHQFLETAYPNVHKTLKREVLGSPRPFSLLYTWKGKDPSLPPALFYAHQDVVPVPSESRDQWAVDPFAGAVKDGYIWGRGVLDDKNQIHGILEAAEMKIKEGWQPSRTLYFVFGQDEEVGGPEGAKYIADVLEQRGIKRFAFVIDESAPLTPGIFPGIPDNTALIGIAQKGFVSLELAMNGIGGHSSQPPEESNIGILAKAITKLEAAQFPYRIHEAVRHQYRYMGPELSEDKQPMYAAVAFGKDGEITPLEQKFIDEMASQQVTRAMLHTTIAVTMFNAGIKDNVLPPSATAVVNFRPMPGDTPEVIIAHVKKAIGDDRITVKDISASTPATNVADPSSKSYQQLEKTIRQIYGNDLIVSPFFVIGGSDSKHFQARKFAPDVYTITGLQLESVKEFAGFHGVNERIRVDEYGRTIGFFYKLMDNLEEL; from the coding sequence ATGGCAAAGTGTTTTAAATATGGGGTTGTTGTTTCTCAGATAGCCTTGCTCGGTTTAAGTTTCTCTATACAAGCCAAGGAAAATAATGATTTTTCCTCTATGCAGATGAAAGGGGTTGAGCAGGTGTCGGTGAAGGTAGACCTTGACCCAGCTGTCGAGCGTTTGTCTAAGGCGGTGCAGTTTCGCACCATCTCAAATCAAGATAGAAATGACTTCGATGAGAAGGCTTTTACCGATTATCACCAATTTTTAGAAACGGCATATCCTAATGTGCATAAGACGCTCAAGCGCGAAGTGTTAGGATCTCCCCGACCATTCAGTTTGTTATATACCTGGAAAGGTAAAGATCCCTCCCTGCCACCTGCGCTGTTTTATGCCCACCAAGATGTTGTACCTGTCCCGAGTGAGTCGAGAGATCAGTGGGCCGTCGATCCCTTTGCCGGTGCGGTGAAAGATGGTTATATCTGGGGCCGAGGCGTCTTAGACGATAAAAACCAGATCCACGGCATCTTAGAGGCGGCCGAGATGAAGATTAAGGAGGGCTGGCAGCCGTCACGTACTCTCTATTTCGTCTTCGGTCAGGATGAAGAGGTGGGTGGACCCGAAGGGGCCAAGTATATTGCCGATGTGTTAGAGCAGCGTGGTATTAAGCGATTTGCCTTCGTCATCGATGAGTCGGCGCCGCTGACTCCGGGTATCTTTCCCGGCATTCCAGATAACACCGCCCTGATCGGTATTGCCCAGAAAGGCTTTGTGAGTCTCGAACTGGCAATGAATGGCATAGGCGGCCACTCCTCTCAGCCGCCTGAAGAGTCCAATATCGGTATTCTGGCTAAAGCCATTACCAAGCTGGAGGCGGCGCAGTTCCCCTATCGTATCCATGAGGCGGTGCGTCATCAGTATCGCTACATGGGCCCTGAACTGAGTGAAGATAAGCAGCCTATGTATGCGGCGGTAGCGTTTGGTAAGGATGGCGAGATCACGCCGCTAGAGCAGAAGTTTATCGATGAGATGGCGAGCCAGCAGGTGACCCGAGCCATGCTGCATACCACTATCGCGGTGACTATGTTTAATGCCGGTATCAAAGATAACGTGTTACCGCCTTCGGCTACGGCCGTGGTGAATTTCAGACCCATGCCGGGTGACACGCCTGAGGTGATCATTGCCCACGTTAAGAAAGCCATAGGTGACGATCGCATCACGGTTAAGGATATCTCGGCGTCGACTCCCGCAACCAATGTGGCCGACCCAAGTAGCAAGAGTTATCAGCAGCTTGAAAAGACCATACGTCAGATCTACGGCAACGATCTCATCGTGTCGCCTTTCTTCGTGATCGGTGGCTCAGACTCTAAGCACTTCCAGGCACGTAAGTTTGCCCCCGATGTTTATACCATTACTGGCTTGCAACTGGAGTCGGTGAAGGAGTTCGCCGGATTCCATGGCGTCAATGAGCGTATCCGAGTCGATGAATATGGTCGCACCATTGGCTTCTTCTACAAGTTGATGGATAACTTAGAAGAACTGTAA
- a CDS encoding response regulator: MSPLVFSRKGRILIVDDMQVNIIILRQLLSQEYEIASALSGQEALALCHSFKPDLLLLDIEMPRMSGFEVCRQLKSEPCTREIAVIFVSAHHDEEQEVSGFVLGAVDFIHKPLNAVITQARVKNQMLLKRQSDLLRFMLKQEATRSVSS; encoded by the coding sequence ATGTCTCCATTAGTTTTTTCTCGTAAGGGGAGAATACTGATCGTCGATGATATGCAGGTGAATATCATCATACTCAGGCAGCTCCTGAGCCAGGAGTATGAGATAGCCTCTGCTTTGAGTGGTCAAGAGGCGCTGGCCTTGTGCCACAGCTTCAAACCGGATCTTTTGCTCTTGGATATCGAGATGCCGCGAATGTCGGGGTTCGAGGTCTGTCGCCAATTGAAATCTGAACCCTGCACCCGGGAGATCGCGGTGATCTTTGTCTCTGCCCACCACGACGAGGAGCAGGAGGTGAGCGGATTTGTGCTGGGTGCGGTGGATTTTATCCATAAACCGCTCAATGCTGTGATCACCCAGGCAAGGGTTAAGAATCAGATGCTGTTGAAACGCCAATCGGATCTCTTGCGCTTCATGCTCAAACAGGAGGCGACTCGCAGTGTTTCGAGCTAG